The following are encoded in a window of Malassezia japonica chromosome 7, complete sequence genomic DNA:
- the HIS3 gene encoding imidazoleglycerol-phosphate dehydratase (COG:E; EggNog:ENOG503NV4T; BUSCO:EOG09264TJN), giving the protein MAFAVPLTPELVRRATLERNTNETKIKVALALDVHPEFAPQKISVKTGVGFLDHMFHALAKHGGMSLELECEGDTWIDDHHTAEDCAIALGEAFKQALGPIKGIKRYGTGHAPLDEALSRAVIDISSRPYCHTDLHLVREKVGDLSCEMVPHVFYSFAMEARVTLHVDVLHGENDHHRIESAFKATALAIKEAISRTGTNDVPSTKGMSHN; this is encoded by the exons ATGGCGTTTGCTGTTCCTCTGACTCCTGagctggtgcgccgcgcgacgctcgagcgcaacaCGAACGAGACCAAGATCAAggttgcgcttgcgctcgatgTGCACCCCGAGTTTGCCCCCCAAAAAATCAGCGTCAAGACGGGTGTGGGCTTTTTGGACCAC ATGTTCCATGCCTTGGCGAAGCACGGCGGCAtgtcgctcgagctcgagtgCGAGGGCGATACGTGGATTGACGACCACCACACGGCCGAGGACTGTGCGATCGCGCTTGGCGAGGCCTTcaagcaggcgctcggcccgATCAAAGGCATTAAGCGCTACGGCACCGGCCACGCCCccctggacgaggcgctgtcGCGCGCGGTGATTGACATCTCCTCGCGCCCCTACTGCCACACGGACCTGCACCTGGTCCGCGAAaaggtcggcgacctgaGCTGCGAGATGGTGCCGCACGTCTTTTACAGCTTTGCGATGGAGGCGCGTGTGACGCTCCatgtcgacgtgctgcacgGCGAGAACGACCACCACCGCATCGAGTCCGCATTCAAGGCTACGGCGCTGGCCATCAAGGAGGCTAtctcgcgcaccggcacgaacgacgtgccgagcaccaAGGGTATGTCGCACAACTAA
- a CDS encoding uncharacterized protein (COG:Z; EggNog:ENOG503NWED): MSARRAEIEAKRAKLERMRQERAARQQRAQGLGESQGKQETPSRKEDLDALVASLITQDAREADEGSLGASTGGDSLRTSTGSDALHASTNDGGKMESAPGASVGTMDTATSTATSTAASTAASTAASTADDAVMTRAPVPPAPAPIPQKILYSKEVQTESPPSPDLVPTPEPLEEASATPPHPPTPPAEELGADFADFVHAKSAVIERVLDEDYDVLTDYTHVPTDAHDPNANALRHVHTFFDAAILDTRSVTDMDWSSKHPELLAASYNRQRTPTHDADGLVAVWNMHLRERPEFTFEAPTDVTSVLASPFHPTLYVGGTYSGQILLWDARQRGLPVQRTPLSFSAGAESGHCAPVYSLRMVGTAQAHHLVSASTDGLVCTWTMDMLAKPQESIMLTNPLHPRSADVGIASLDVPADDATRFLVGTEEGNVYGAARYNRAGAAAGLDTEYVYVGHAAPVTRLECHPAPRGRSAPADFSDLFLTSSMDWTSALWRTADRTRSAPHSASGYHYAHANPRIATSTRTNPLAFRGGAANAAPWTVIKPLCRFENQQDYVMDVRWHPHHPALFAQVDVAGRLEMYNLNYSCERPLLSTATPGGRGLNRVAWERRADTSARLVVGGMDGRVHLYELPESVVTPRGDAEWTEMQQVLASAS, from the exons atgtcggcgcgccgtgcggagatcgaggcgaagcgcgccaagctcgagcgcatgcgccaggagcgcgctgcgcgccagcagcgcgcacAGGGGCTCGGCGAGAGCCAGGGGAAGCAAGAG acgccgtcgcgcaaggaagacctcgacgcgctcgtcgcgtcgctgatcacgcaggacgcgcgcgaggcggacgagggctcgctcggcgccagCACGGGGGGCGACTCGCTCAGGACAAGCACAGGCAGCGACGCGTTGCACGCGAGTACGAACGACGGGGGGAAGATGGAGagcgctccaggcgcaAGTGTGGGCACAATGGACACGGCCACGAGCACGGCCacgagcacggcggccAGCACGGCGGCCAGCACGGCGGCCAGCACGGCGGACGACGCAGTGATGACGCGTGCCCCTGTGCCGCCTGCCCCGGCGCCCATCCCGCAAAAGATCCTCTACTCGAAAGAAGTACAGACCGAGTCGCCCCCGTCGCCCGACCTCGTCCCAACAcccgagccgctcgaggaggcgtCCGCAACGCCGCCGCacccgccgacgccgcccgcaGAGGAGCTCGGGGCAGATTTTGCCGACTTTGTGCACGCCAAGTCGGCCGtgatcgagcgcgtgctcgacgaggactaCGACGTACTGACAGACTATACGCATGtgccgaccgacgcgcacgACCCGAATGCGAacgcgctgcggcacgtCCATACCTTCTTTGACGCGGCGATCCTCGATACGCGCTCGGTGACCGACATGGACTGGTCGTCCAAGCaccccgagctgctcgcggcgaGCTACAAccggcagcgcacgccgacgcacgacgccgacgggctcgtcgccgtgtGGAACAtgcacctgcgcgagcgccccgAGTTTACGTTTGaggcgccgaccgacgtcACGTCCGTCCTCGCGTCGCCGTTCCACCCCACGCTGTACGTCGGCGGGACGTACAGCGGCCAGATCCTCCTCTGGGACGCGCGGCAACGGGGGCTgccggtgcagcgcacccCCCTCTCTTTCtctgccggcgccgagagcgGGCACTGTGCGCCGGTGTACTCCCTGCGCATGgtcggcacggcgcaggcgcaccaCCTCGTCAGTGCGTCGACCGACGGCCTGGTGTGTACCTGGACGATGGACATGCTTGCCAAGCCGCAAGAGTCGATCATGCTCACGAACCCCCTACACCCCCGCAGCGCAGACGTCGGCATCGCGTCGCTGGACGTGCCCGCGgacgacgcgacgcgcttccTTGTCGGCACCGAAGAGGGGAACGTgtacggcgccgcgcgctacaaccgcgccggcgccgcggccggcctCGACACGGAGTACGTGTACGTGggccacgccgcgcccgtgacgcgcctcgagtgCCACCCCGCGCCGCggggccgcagcgcgccggccgactTTTCCGACCTGTTCCTCACGAGCAGCATGGACTGGACGTCGGCGCTgtggcgcaccgccgaccgcacgcgctccgcgccgcACAGCGCCAGCGGCTACCACTACGCGCACGCGAATCCCCGCatcgcgacgagcacgcgcacgaACCCCCTCGCGttccgcggcggcgccgcgaaTGCCGCGCCGTGGACCGTGATCAAGCCGCTGTGCCGCTTCGAGAACCAGCAGGACTATGTGATGGACGTGCGCTGGCACCCCCACCACCccgcgctctttgcgcaggtcgacgtcgcgggGCGGCTCGAGATGTACAATCTGAATTACAGCTGcgag cgcccgcTCCTGAGCACTGCGacgcccggcggccgcggcctgAACCGCGTCGCAtgggagcgccgcgcagacACCAGCGCCAGGCTCGTGGTCGGCGGCATGGACGGACGCGTGCACCTCTACGAGCTCCCCGAGTCGGTCGTCACGCCCCGGGGGGATGCAGAGTGGACCGAGATGCAGCAGGTCCTTGCATCGGCGTCGtag
- a CDS encoding uncharacterized protein (COG:L; EggNog:ENOG503P5DA; SECRETED:SignalP(1-18)) gives MDVLRLVVLCGVVGSGKSTLACAIEEADPEHWVRCNQDELKKRAIVQRHAMNALQEGKNVLIDRTNIDYRQRAEWLELANEFRAAHPDGPRLVTCLVWVDTPIDVCKKRLAARTGHPTIKDAQSAMRQRGSMA, from the exons ATGGACGTGCTCCGGCTGGTGGTGCTCTGCGGGGTGGTTGGCAGCGGAAAGTCGACGC TGGCCTGTGCGATCGAAGAGGCGGATCCTGAG CACTGGGTGCGGTGCAATCAGGACGAGCTCAAGAAGCGCGCCATTGTGCAACGGCATGCGATGAACGCGCTCCAGGAAGGGAAGAATGTGCTCATCGACCGCACGAATATTGACTatcggcagcgcgccgagtggctcgagctcgcgaaCGAGttccgtgcggcgcaccccgACGGGCCGCGCCTCGTGACGTGCCTCGTGTGGGTGGATACGCCGATCGACGTGTGCAAAAAgcggctcgcggcgcggacgGGCCACCCCACGATCAAGGACGCACAgagcgcgatgcg CCAGAGGGGTTCGATGGCATGA
- a CDS encoding uncharacterized protein (COG:K; EggNog:ENOG503NVGE; BUSCO:EOG092625AX), with protein sequence MSGADWPPSLREFASRTFAACSDANRKQVSDELKALIFAAFQDGTLHTKDWKRVQLASLAPGGKKRSADALARVPGPPPPGPPPPPGPPPRPGPPPPRPALAQPSSPATPLSPARGRAPKKAKKAHAALHEDPSRKAMRLRRFEEEQAAFQREQEEDMQAALATTSLAGRLGAPAARATPPLSADPNVIDWDEYTVVGTSTKLEKPYLRLTSAPDPKTVRPLATLRQTLELLKTKWRAEGNYAYICDQFKSMRQDLTVQRIKNDFTVKVYEIHARIALEKGDLGEYNQCQTQLRGLYAYGLPGASIEFLAYRILYLLHTRNQREVNALMAELTPAMKAEPPVAHALAVRAAMRTGNYHAFFVLYKDAPNMNAYVMDHFVERERVQALLVLAKSERPSCPLSWIAAELGWASVGDADAFLATLDAALYTENGPLADAQWDTKRAGDALVRAAERFRKVDIKGQL encoded by the exons ATGTCGGGAGCCGACTGGCCGCCGTCGTTGCG ggAGTTTGCGAGCCGGACGTTTGCTGCGTGCTCGGATGCGAACCGCAAGCAGGTCAGCGATGAGCTCAAGGCGCTGATTTTTGCCGCATTCCAGGACGGGACGCTGCACACGAAAGACTGGAAACGCGTCCAGCTTGCGAgcctcgcgccgggcggAAAGAAGCGGTCTgcggacgcgctcgcgcgcgtgccggggccgccgccgccgggtccgccgccgccgccagggccgccgccgaggccggggccgccgccgccgcggccggcgctcgcgcagccgtcgtcgcccgcgacgccccTCTCCCCTGCGcgtggccgcgcgccgaaaAAGGCCAAAaaggcgcacgcggcgctgcacgaggacccgtcgcgcaaggcgatgcgcctgcgccgctttgaagaggagcaggccgcgttccagcgcgagcaggaggaggacatgcaggcggcgctggccacGACGAGCCTCGctggccgcctcggcgcgccggcggcgcgcgccacgccgccgctctcggCGGACCCCAACGTGATCGACTGGGACGAGTACACGGTCGTCGGCACCTCGACCAAGCTCGAGAAGCCCTACCTGCGCCTCACCTCTGCCCCCGATCCCAAGACGGTGCGcccgctcgcgacgctgcgccagacgctcgagctgctcaagacCAAGTGGCGCGCCGAAGGCAACTATGCGTACATCTGCGACCAGTTCAAGAGCATGCGGCAGGACCTGacggtgcagcgcatcaagAACGACTTTACGGTCAAGGTGTACGAGATCCACGCGCGCATTGCGCTGGAAAAGGGCGACCTGGGCGAGTACAACCAGTGCCAGACGCAGCTGCGGGGCCTGTACGCGTACGGCCTGcccggcgcctcgatcgaGTTCCTCGCGTACCGCATCCTGTACCTCTTGCACACACGCAACCAGCGCGAAGTCAATGCGCTCATGGCCGAGCTCACGCCCGCGATGaaggccgagccgccggtcgcccacgcgctcgcggtgcgcgcggcgatgcgcaccggcaaCTACCACGCGTTCTTTGTGCTGTACAAGGACGCGCCGAACATGAACGCCTACGTTATGGACCACTTTgtggagcgcgagcgcgtccaggcgctgcttgtCCTCGCCAAGAGCGAGCGGCCCAGCTGCCCGCTGTCGTggatcgccgccgagctggggtgggcgtcggtcggcgacgcggacgcctttctcgcgacgctcgacgcggcacTGTATACAGAAAACGGCCCCCTTGCGGACGCCCAGTGGGACACGAagcgcgcgggcgacgcgctcgtgcgcgccgccgagcgcttccGCAAGGTCGACATCAAGGGCCAGCTGTAG
- the THR1 gene encoding homoserine kinase (COG:E; EggNog:ENOG503NVIX), with protein MARSFEIKVPCTSSNIGPGFDVVGLSLSLYLTLSVKIDESASKHTAPVLRYTGQGASDAPLDPYRNLITRVALYVLRVNHISNFPVGVTIDVDNAIPFGRGLGSSGAAVIAGILLGNELGELNISRDRLLDYALMIERHPDNVTAALVGGFVGSYLLELTGEAAEATKVPLSEVLPEYPPDASVSWGRDPPTPPNGIGHYIRFGWAKEIKVIAIVPHFEVLTAEARRVLPDTYSKQDLVFNLQRLAVLTTSLARSPPDVNLIFQAMQDRVHQPYRKHLIPGLPRILASVTPTSHPGLLGICLSGAGPTILALATDNLEHIADTICAEFKKENITCDVKFLDVIEQGATVQQS; from the coding sequence ATGGCGCGCTCCTTTGAGATCAAGGTGCcgtgcacctcgtcgaaCATTGGCCCTGGCTTTGATGTCGTGGGACTGTCGCTCTCGCTCTACCTGACGCTCAGCGTGAAGATCGATGAGAGCGCGAGCAAGCAcaccgcgccggtgctgcgctacaccggccaaggcgcgagcgacgcgccgctcgaccccTACCGCAACCTGATtacgcgcgtcgcgctgtaCGTGCTGCGTGTGAACCACATTAGCAACTTTCCGGTGGGCGTGACGATCGACGTGGACAACGCGATCCCCTttggccgcggcctcggcagctcgggcgcggcagTGATTGCCGGCATCCTCCTCGGCAacgagctcggtgagctGAACATTTcgcgcgaccgcctgctcgactaCGCGCTGATGATCGAACGCCACCCCGACAATGTGACCGCAGCGCTGGTCGGCGGCTTTGTCGGCTCCTACCTCTTGGAGCtcaccggcgaggcggccgaggcgaccAAGGTGCCCCTGAGCGAGGTCCTGCCCGAATACCCCCCGGACGCGTCCGTGAGCTGGGGCCGCGATCCGCCGACGCCACCGAACGGCATCGGCCACTACATCCGCTTCGGATGGGCAAAGGAGATCAAGGTCATTGCGATCGTGCCGCACTTTGAGGTGCtcaccgccgaggcgcgccgcgtgctgccCGACACCTACTCGAAGCAGGATCTCGTGTTTaacctgcagcgcctcgcggtgctcacgacgtcgctcgcgcgctcgccgccggacgTCAACCTCATCTTCCAGGCAATGCAGGACCGCGTGCACCAGCCGTACCGCAAGCACCTGATCCCCGGCCTGCCGCGCATCCTCGCGTCGGTGACGCCGACATCGCACCCTGGCCTCCTCGGCATCTGCCTGTCGGGCGCCGGCCCGAcgatcctcgcgctcgcgaccgacaACCTGGAGCACATCGCCGACACGATCTGCGCCGAGTTCAAAAAGGAAAACATCACCTGCGACGTCAAGTTCCTCGACGTGATCGAGCAGGGCGCCACCGTACAGCAATCCTGA
- the NUF2 gene encoding kinetochore-associated Ndc80 complex subunit nuf2 (EggNog:ENOG503NVBG; COG:D), with protein MTSAPAPGGDDPEFKSFPSLKTNEIITELKQLEVDLTPEEIAKPQPGKVQDVYLTFLDTLSGTVTEMLEAQRDQVTDGVENREIYDGGLVRLFIYREVRAMMVAAQVFDFHLQDLTRPQSKRFKRDLCALINFFRFRSDRLAEFDELVVGTEELVDRRAQLEVLTAQVQESIASLEAQQASEQEEADKLRETNLKYSNTLLHLRKVQTELLAEADQLQKDKTDAHVRHQAAKDAMDEVSAALHKLQKRITSSPAVVRSEIARLQREVEEARASLKEKEQQAHALASKKHALDKLEQDLVAAVASMEQVAAQMDQAARASQALEEARLEDAKQQNLQDTYQDQIAELERSLEQMAARLASDRATRETKRASNDAELASLTEQIHAVSDQTKERQALVEKTNQQVADVERQQAVLLEEHDAYCAEMHAKKEIVCDWAQNYMEALSRVLPSS; from the exons ATGACgagtgcgcctgcgcccggtgGGGACGACCCCGAGTTCAAGTCGTTCCCCTCGCTGAAGACGAACGAGATCATTACGGAGCTCAAGCAGCTTGAAGTCGACCTGACGCCCGAGGAGATCGCCAAGCCCCAGCCCGGCAAGGTCCAGGACGTGTACCTGACCTTTCTCGACACGCTCTCTGGCACGGTCaccgagatgctcgaggcgcagcgcgaccagGTCACGGACGGCGTGGAGAATCGC GAAATATACGACGGCGGCCTCGTGCGGCTCTTTATCTACCGCGAAGT gcgcgcgatgATGGTGGCAGCGCAGGTGTTTGATTTTCATCTGCAGGACCTGACGCGTCCGCAGAGCAAGCGCTTCAAGCGGGACTTGTGTGCGCTGATCAACTTTTTCCGCTTCCGCTCCGACCGGCTGGCCGAGTTTGACGAGCTGGTCGTCGGcaccgaggagctcgtggaccgccgcgcgcagctcgaggtgctcacTGCGCAGGTCCAGGAGTCGATTGCatcgctcgaggcgcagcaagcGTCGGAGCAAGAAGAGGCCGACAAGCTGCGTGAGACCAACCTAAAGTACTCCAACACGCTGCTTCACCTGCGCAAAGTCCAGACCGAGCtcctggccgaggccgaccagCTGCAAAAGGACAAGACGGACGCCCATGTGCGGCACCAGGCGGCGAAGGACGCGATGGATGAGGTGTCTGCCGCCCTGCACAAGCTCCAGAAGCGCATCACGTCGAGCCCTGcggtggtgcgcagcgagattgcgcggctgcagcgcgaggtggAAGAAGCGCGTGCGAGTCTCAAGGAAAAagagcagcaggcgcacgcgctcgcgtccAAGaagcacgcgctcgacaagctcgagcaggacctcgttgcggccgtcgcgagCATGGAGCaagtcgcggcgcagatGGACCaggccgcgcgtgcgtcgcaggcgctggaggaggcgcgcctcgaggatgcCAAGCAGCAAAACCTCCAAGATACCTACCAAGACCAGAttgcggagctcgagcggagcctcgagcagatggccgcgcgcctcgccagcgaccgcgcgacgcgcgagacgAAGCGCGCGTCGAACGACGCGGAGCTTGCGTCGCTCACCGAGCAGATCCACGCGGTGTCCGACCAGACCAAGGAGCGGCAGGCGCTTGTGGAAAAGACCAACCAGCAGGTGGCggacgtcgagcggcagcagGCGGTGCTTTTGgaggagcacgacgcgtACTGTGCCGAGATGCACGCGAAAAAAGAGATCGTGTGCGACTGGGCGCAGAACTACATGGAGGCGCTCTCGCGCGTGCTTCCGAGTTCGTAG
- the GRX3 gene encoding glutaredoxin (COG:O; EggNog:ENOG503NXX9), with amino-acid sequence MSASETPANVATISSPDMFMQIMQQDLDRVTLLNFWAPWAQPCEQMNKAVVDFASRYPQVLFMNIEAEEQPDVAESFDVEAVPTVVLLRGHTLLGKISGANVPAVLDALAAHANAGAVRADGLSQSNAPPQAAPSSYQAAGGVRTAAGPEDALLHELPAGVDVDHESPQDTERRCHELMNRSKVMLFMKGHPNMPRCGFSQKTVALLREQNIDFDHYDILSDENVRQTLKKINEWPTFPQIIVNGELIGGLDIVKEQIATGEFAELLQ; translated from the exons ATGTCTGCCTCAGAGACCCCCGCGAATGTGGCGACGATTTCGTCGCCCGACATGTTTATGCAGATCATGCAACAGGATCTCGACCGTGTGACGCTGCTCAACTTCTGGGCGCCGTGGGCGCAGCCGTGCGAGCAGATGAATAAGGCTGTCGTTGATTTCGCATCGCGGTACCCCCAAGTCCTCTTTATGAATATCGAGGCAGAGGAGCAGCCTGACGTCGCCGAGTCCTTTGATGTTGAGGCCGTTCCGACCGTTGTTCTGCTGCGGGGCCACACGCTTCTCGGCAAGATTAGTGGCGCGAATGTGCCTGCGGTGCTTgatgcgcttgcggcgcatgcgaatgccggcgctgtgcgtgccgacggccTATCGCAGTCGAATGCCCCCCCccaggccgcgccgagcagctaCCAggccgcgggcggcgtgcgtacCGCGGCTGGGCccgaggatgcgctgctgcacgagcttcCTGCCGGTGTGGACGTCGACCACGAGTCCCCGCAGGACACGGAGCGCCGCTGCCACGAGCTGATGAACCGTTCCAAGGTCATGCTCTTTATGAAGGGCCACCCCAACATGCCGCGGTGCGGCTTTAGCCAAAAGACggtggcgctgctgcgcgagcagaaCATCGACTTTGACCACTACGACATTCTATCGGACGAAAACGTGCGGCAAACGCTCAAGAAGATCAACGAATGGCCTACTTTCCCCCAGATCATTGTGAATGGCGAACTGATCGGCGGTCTGGACATTGTCAAG GAGCAAATTGCCACGGGCGAGTTTGCGGAGCTCCTCCAATAG